From the bacterium genome, the window TTATTTCCACATTCGTCATCTTTTTATGATGAAGTAGAACTTGAAGAGGAGCGTAGGCTATTTTATGTTGGGCTTACCAGAGCAAAAGAGAAAGTCCACTTATCCTATGCTCAAAATAGGAGATTTGGTCTATCTTTTCCATCAAGGTTTATAAAGGAAATACCAATTGAGTTGATAGAAACAAGTTGGGTTCTATTGCCTGTGAAAGAAAGATTACAAACAGTAAGAGGATATAGAAGCTATGGCTATTGATTTGAAAACGGTCGCTCATATAGCGGAGTTATCTGAACTTGAACTTAATAATAAAGAGCTTATGAAATTTAAAGGAGAGCTTAGTAAAATTATAGGTTACATAAATAAATTAAGGAAGCTAAGACCAAGTAAACTTGAGGAGCCGAAATTAACCCCACTCCGTCTGAGAGAGGATAAGCCAGAAAAGACCCTCCCAAAAGAAGTTGTCTTATCAAATGCTCCTAAAAAAGAGCGTGATTATTTTGTAGTACCAAAAGTTATCAAAAAATAGAAAGTGAAAGATTTATTAAATCAAAGTATCTCATTTATTCATCAGAGGCTAAAAAATAGGGAAATCTCCTGTCTTGAGCTCGTAGAATCCATATTTGATAGGATACATAAGAGTACATTAAATTCATATATTACCCTATTTGAGACCTCATCTAAAAAAAGAGCAAATGAGCTTGATAAAAAAGGTGAATTCAATGAGTATTTAACAGGTATTCCAATTGCAATTAAGGACAATATATGCATTAAAGGATACCCAACAACCTGTGGTTCTCATATACTCAAAGACTTTATCCCTCCTTATAACGCTACAGTTGTAGAGAAATTAGATAAATTAGGCGCTATATTTATAGGTAAGACAAATCTTGACGAGTTTGCAATGGGGTCTTCAACTGAGAACTCTGCCTTTGGACCCACACTTAATCCTAACAATCCAAAGTATGTTCCAGGTGGTTCATCTGGTGGCTCTGCAGCAAGTGTTGCTGCTTGTGAATCAATTTGTGCACTCGGCTCTGATAC encodes:
- the gatC gene encoding Asp-tRNA(Asn)/Glu-tRNA(Gln) amidotransferase subunit GatC; its protein translation is MAIDLKTVAHIAELSELELNNKELMKFKGELSKIIGYINKLRKLRPSKLEEPKLTPLRLREDKPEKTLPKEVVLSNAPKKERDYFVVPKVIKK